The proteins below come from a single Solea solea chromosome 6, fSolSol10.1, whole genome shotgun sequence genomic window:
- the LOC131460292 gene encoding G-protein coupled receptor 22-like, with the protein METSPATTDWVGTVGSLEGLDLQDHGGGGSSGTVASWHMPYSLGFQVSLTAFLMLELVLGFSSNLTVLVLYCSQSNLVDSVSNMVTVNLHVLDVVVCALCLPFTLVIVLLPPGPNLALLCCFHEACVTFASIATAINILVITLDRYDISVRPANRLLTTRRAALLLAAVWITSIAVFFIPFLELEWYEGEGPEEKGPVTPLSLSSSHGLSATVVPAAWRNRTLLCLGGQGYHTSLSMYYHLVLQVPIFFTTVAVMLFTYSRILRALNIRIGSHMKKSQRFRGSSCSGRHKRQKKKKTAGLRVIDGGEGAGEQNNMDGTKELSHPPLIPSPSPTPTATSPPALSSSAPLVISAATPMPPSMGVQASVSAIIALRRAVRRHRDRRERQRRVFKMSLIIITTFLACWAPLSVTNVLILGIGPNDTLISLRLWFLALAYGTTVSHPLLYAFTRQKLRRALRAKVKKRVVSLLQVDPSPGGTVIHNSWVENRKNSRQVRLEASDGTDRCQAEAL; encoded by the coding sequence ATGGAGACAAGCCCAGCCACCACTGACTGGGTCGGGACGGTGGGCAGCCTGGAGGGACTAGACCTCCAGGAtcatggaggaggaggctcGTCCGGCACTGTGGCGTCCTGGCACATGCCGTACTCGCTGGGCTTCCAGGTGTCACTCACAGCCTTCCTCATGCTGGAGCTGGTGCTGGGCTTCAGCAGCAACCTGACCGTGCTGGTCCTCTACTGCTCTCAGTCCAACTTGGTGGACTCTGTGAGCAACATGGTAACGGTCAACCTGCACGTGCTGGACGTGGTGGTGTGCGCGCTGTGTCTGCCCTTCACGCTGGTCATCGTGCTGCTGCCTCCGGGACCAAACCTggccctgctctgctgcttccaCGAAGCCTGCGTCACCTTTGCCAGCATCGCCACAGCCATCAACATCCTGGTCATCACCTTGGACCGGTATGACATCTCGGTGCGGCCGGCAAACCGGCTGCTGACCACACGCAGAGCGGCGCTGCTCCTGGCCGCTGTTTGGATCACCTCAATTGCTGTGTTTTTCATCCCATTCTTGGAGTTGGAGTGGTACGAGGGGGAGGGACCAGAGGAGAAAGGGCCGGTGACCCCGctgtctttgtcctcctcaCATGGCCTCAGTGCCACAGTGGTGCCAGCGGCGTGGCGTAACCGGACACTGCTGTGTCTTGGCGGGCAGGGCTATCACACAAGCCTGAGTATGTATTACCATCTCGTCCTGCAGGTGCCCATCTTCTTTACCACCGTGGCAGTCATGCTCTTCACCTACTCCAGAATCCTGAGGGCTTTAAACATCCGAATCGGCTCGCACATGAAGAAGAGCCAGCGGTTCCGCGGCTCGTCCTGCAGCGGGCGCCacaagagacagaaaaagaagaagacggcGGGGCTCAGAGTGATCGATGGTGGCGAGGGAGCAGGGGAGCAGAACAACATGGATGGTACAAAAGAGCTGAGCCACCCTCCCCTCATTCCCTCCCCCTCACCGACGCCCACAGCTACCTCCCCTCCTGCCCTCTCTTCATCAGCACCGCTGGTCATCTCTGCCGCCACGCCCATGCCGCCCTCCATGGGTGTTCAGGCCTCTGTGTCGGCCATCATTGCCCTGAGGAGGGCAGTGCGGCGACACCGGGATCGACGCGAGCGTCAGAGGCGGGTCTTCAAGATgtccctcatcatcatcaccaccttcCTGGCTTGTTGGGCTCCCCTCTCTGTGACCAACGTGCTCATTCTCGGCATTGGCCCCAACGACACCCTGATCAGCCTGCGCCTCTGGTTTCTCGCTCTAGCTTATGGCACCACGGTCTCACACCCTCTGCTCTACGCCTTCACGCGACAGAAGCTGCGGCGCGCCCTCCGTGCCAAGGTTAAGAAGAGGGTGGTGTCCCTACTCCAAGTCGACCCCTCACCAGGGGGCACTGTCATACACAACTCCTGGGTGGAGAACAGAAAAAACAGCCGGCAGGTGCGGCTGGAAGCCAGCGATGGCACTGACCGTTGCCAGGCAGAGGCCCTGTGA